From the Streptomyces nigrescens genome, one window contains:
- a CDS encoding SDR family NAD(P)-dependent oxidoreductase produces the protein MAEQRVVIVTGGGTGIGAATARLLRAAGHQVVISGRRPEPLHRLAEETGALAHPSDAADPEAVQGLVETAVSAYGRLDGLVLNAGIARSGAVGDLSVEDWEAVMTTNVTGPFLLQRAALPHLLAARGAVVAVASVSALRNGDGNAAYATSKAALLQLCRSLAVDYGRDGLRANVVCPSWVRTEMADRRMARFAEEAGLADGGVDAAYEEATRLLPVGRAGQPQEVAEAISWLLSPAASFVNGAVLTVDGGATAIDPGGAAFTYRIEPRDGAES, from the coding sequence ATGGCGGAACAGCGAGTTGTCATTGTGACGGGCGGCGGTACGGGGATCGGCGCCGCCACCGCCCGGCTGCTGCGGGCGGCCGGGCACCAGGTGGTGATCTCCGGCCGCCGGCCCGAACCGCTGCACCGCCTGGCCGAGGAGACCGGGGCGCTGGCCCATCCTTCGGACGCCGCGGATCCCGAGGCGGTGCAAGGCCTCGTCGAGACGGCCGTATCCGCCTACGGAAGGCTCGACGGACTGGTGCTCAACGCCGGTATCGCCCGCAGCGGTGCCGTCGGCGACCTGTCCGTCGAGGACTGGGAGGCCGTCATGACCACCAATGTCACCGGCCCGTTCCTGCTCCAACGCGCCGCCCTTCCCCACCTGTTGGCCGCACGGGGTGCGGTGGTCGCCGTCGCCTCCGTCTCGGCTCTGCGCAACGGCGACGGCAATGCTGCCTATGCGACCTCCAAGGCGGCGCTGCTCCAGCTGTGCCGCTCCCTCGCCGTCGACTACGGGCGGGACGGGCTGCGCGCCAATGTCGTCTGCCCCAGCTGGGTGCGTACGGAGATGGCCGACCGGCGGATGGCGCGCTTCGCCGAGGAGGCCGGGCTGGCGGACGGCGGGGTGGATGCCGCGTACGAGGAGGCCACCCGGCTGCTCCCCGTGGGCCGCGCCGGGCAGCCGCAGGAGGTCGCGGAGGCGATCAGCTGGCTGCTCTCACCCGCCGCTTCCTTCGTCAACGGCGCGGTCCTCACTGTCGACGGTGGGGCGACGGCCATCGACCCCGGAGGCGCCGCGTTCACCTACCGCATCGAGCCACGCGACGGTGCGGAGAGCTGA
- a CDS encoding NADH:flavin oxidoreductase, translated as MTPSASATRAAQTLSRPFTLGGLTVPNRIAMAPMTREFSPGGVPGADVADYYARRAAGGVGLIITEGTYVQHAAAGTSGAVPRFHGEDALDGWGRVVAAVHAAGGTIMPQLWHVGMARQAGAPPFPDAPPSGPSGIALDGTPSGHAMTQRDLDDVIAAFAEAAATAERLGFDGVELHGAHGYLIDQFLWSGTNRRTDAYGGSPTARTRFAAEIVAACREAVSPDFPVLFRMSQWKMNNYQARLADSPEELQAVVAPLTEAGVTAFHCSTRRYWLPEYEDSDLNLAGWVKKLSGRPTITVGSVGLDNEFIGTFKGEQAGVAGIDRLLDRLERDEFDLVAIGRALLGDPEWAAKIFEGRTDALVPFDASMLRTLS; from the coding sequence GTGACTCCCAGCGCCTCCGCCACCCGAGCGGCCCAGACACTCTCCCGTCCCTTCACCCTGGGCGGCCTCACCGTGCCGAACCGGATAGCCATGGCGCCGATGACCCGCGAGTTCTCGCCGGGCGGTGTCCCGGGCGCCGATGTCGCGGACTATTACGCGCGCCGCGCCGCCGGCGGCGTCGGCCTGATCATCACGGAGGGGACCTACGTCCAGCACGCCGCCGCCGGAACCAGCGGCGCCGTCCCCCGCTTCCACGGTGAGGACGCGCTCGACGGCTGGGGGCGGGTCGTGGCGGCGGTCCATGCGGCGGGCGGGACGATCATGCCGCAGCTGTGGCACGTCGGCATGGCCCGCCAGGCGGGCGCTCCGCCGTTCCCCGACGCCCCGCCGTCCGGCCCGTCCGGGATCGCCCTCGACGGCACACCCTCCGGGCACGCCATGACCCAGCGGGATCTCGACGATGTCATCGCGGCCTTCGCCGAGGCGGCGGCCACGGCCGAGCGGCTCGGCTTCGACGGCGTCGAACTGCACGGTGCGCACGGCTACTTGATCGACCAGTTCCTGTGGTCGGGCACCAACCGGCGTACCGACGCCTACGGCGGCAGCCCCACCGCCCGTACACGCTTCGCCGCCGAGATCGTGGCGGCCTGCCGGGAAGCGGTCTCCCCGGACTTCCCGGTCCTCTTCAGGATGTCCCAGTGGAAGATGAACAACTACCAGGCCCGCCTGGCCGATTCACCGGAGGAGCTCCAGGCGGTCGTGGCGCCGCTGACCGAGGCCGGCGTCACCGCGTTCCACTGCTCGACGCGCCGCTACTGGCTTCCCGAGTACGAGGACTCGGACCTCAACCTCGCGGGATGGGTCAAGAAGCTCTCCGGCCGGCCGACCATCACCGTGGGCTCCGTCGGACTCGACAACGAGTTCATCGGGACGTTCAAGGGCGAACAGGCGGGCGTCGCCGGCATCGACCGGCTGCTGGACAGGCTGGAGCGGGACGAGTTCGACCTCGTCGCCATCGGGCGGGCCCTGCTCGGCGACCCGGAGTGGGCCGCCAAGATCTTCGAGGGCCGCACCGACGCCCTCGTACCGTTCGACGCCTCGATGCTGCGGACGCTGAGCTGA